In one window of Erinaceus europaeus chromosome 17, mEriEur2.1, whole genome shotgun sequence DNA:
- the LOC132534067 gene encoding coiled-coil domain-containing protein 81-like yields the protein MVAIAGHYSRDTVEGCIKETLQLLSRSICTRKKVEFTFQGIGILRIENDKVKMKFFQDFLSAMNTSGNLEKDIAKKTQNVNSTIANIKTSKRNPNCVLSFPRIEFELKGNNETLEKIEQPKLRKSVLRMKSDKDDVQGKPKILAVFSFLLSSRALLLSNSCAENQYH from the exons ATGGTTGCCATAGCGGGGCATTATAGCAGGGACACAGTCGAAGGGTGCATTAAAGAAACTCTGCAGCTCTTATCACGATCAATCTGCACACGAAAGAAAGTTGAATTTACTTTCCAAGGAATCGGTATCCTTAGAAttgaaaatgacaaagtaaaaatgaaattttttcagGACTTCTTGTCTGCAATGAATACAAGTGGCAATCTGGAGAAAGATATTGCAAAG aAAACTCAAAATGTCAATTCAACTATAGCAAACATCAAAACTTCGAAGAGAAATCCAAACTGTGTTCTTTCCTTCCCCAG aattgaatttgaattaaaaggaaataatgaaacaCTGGAAAAAATTGAACAACCTAAACTGAGGAAATCCGTGTTAAGAATGAAGTCAGACAAAGATGATGTGCAAGGTAAGCCAAAGATTTTAGCTGTCTTCTCTTTTCTGCTAAGCAGCAGGGCATTGTTGCTGAGCAACTCCTGTGCCGAAAATCAGTACCATTAG